A stretch of Episyrphus balteatus chromosome 2, idEpiBalt1.1, whole genome shotgun sequence DNA encodes these proteins:
- the LOC129911001 gene encoding protein PDF: MVKMAIIFLALVVICLGVSAVSLPTPDEERFLDKEYARELINWLSTLQAPVSNNPCKYYGNGISGMMTKRNSELINSLLSLPKGMNDAGK, encoded by the exons ATGGTTAAAATGGCTATCATCTTTTTGGCTTTGGTTGTAATTTGTTTGGGAGTATCAGCAGTTTCATTGCCGACTCCTGATGAGGAAAGATTTTTAGATAaagaa TATGCTCGAGAACTAATCAACTGGCTGTCAACTCTTCAAGCCCCGGTTTCAAATAATCCCTGCAAATACTATGGAAATGGAATCTCTGGAATGATGACCAAACGCAATTCGGAACTAATTAACTCTTTGCTAAGTTTGCCAAAAGGAATGAATGATGctggaaaataa